The window GGGTGGTATGAACGTAACGATGGAAGTTTCCCTCGTTGACCTCATCCGTTCAATGGCCAACAACAGCAATGACGGTACTTTCAACAAAGCACTCGCGAATGCTCAGGCCGCTCAGGCGAATAGTCAAAAAGATTTCGTGTCCTTGTTTGTGGATGAATTTCAGAAACTCGATCCGAACGGAAAACTTGCCGCCATCTTCGCGACAAAAGAACTTCAGGATCGTATCAATTTCAATTCGACAAATGCTGAGGTAAAAGCAGTGATTCAGAAAGAAGCTAACGCCGCTTTCGATCGTACTTACCAGATCCTCAAAACACGTATCGATAAATTCGGTGTAACACAACCGAACGTACAAAAACTTGGCAATGGACGTATCCTCGTCGAATTGCCTGGTATCAAAGAACCGGATCGTGTACGTAAACTTCTTCAGGGAACAGCGAAACTTGAATTCTGGGAAACATACGACAACCGTGATTTGTATCCGATACTGGAGCAGGCGAACAATGCGCTCAAAGCAATTGTAAGCGCTGATTCGGCTTCCCTCGCCAACGCTAAACCAATTATCACTGATTCACTGAATCTGAACACAGATACATTGAAATCAGCTAGTCTTACCAACGATACCGCAGCAGCTGATACAACGAAAAAAGATCTGATGTCGCAGCTTTCTGCTGACAAAAAAGATTCTGCTTCGCAGGACACAACTAAGGCCGGACAATCATTTGAACAGTTCGCTAAAGACAACCCTCTGTTTGCTGTTCTTTCTCCTGCGGTTCAGCCGAACGAAAAAAATCAGAACGAATTACGCAAAGGTCCGGTTATCGGTTCCTCTTTTGTAAAAGATACTGCTACCGTGAATCACTATCTCCAGATGGAGCAGGTGCGTTCTAAATTCCCTCGTGAATTTAAAGCGCTTTGGTCAGTTAAGCCAATCGATAAAGAAGGCAAGGTTGTTCAGTTGGTTGCGATCCGCATGCCCACCCGTGATTTCCAGGCTCCACTCGACGGTTCTGCTGTTGTGGATGCACGTAAACAAAAAGGTCAGTTCACCGACAACTGGGAAATCAGTATGACGATGAATGCGGAAGGTGCACGTGTGTGGAAGCGTTTGACGCATGACAACGTAAATAAATCCATCGCGATCGTTCTTGATGAATATGTATATTCATTCCCGAATGTAATCCAGGAAATCGCCGGAGGTAGTTCAAGTATTACCGGAAACTTTACACTGGAAGAAGCGGATGACTTATCGAATATTCTGAAAGTAGGTAAACTGCCTGCACCTGCACGTATAGTAGAGGACACTGTTGTTGGACCGACTCTCGGACAGGAAGCGATTAATTCAGGATTGTTATCCTTCGTGATCGCCCTCATCCTTGTGTTGCTGTTCATGGTATCTTATTACAGCAATGCGGGTCTTATCGCCGACGTAGCACTTTTCGCCAACGTATTCTTCATCATGGGTATCCTTGCTTCACTCGGAGCGGTACTCACACTGCCGGGTATCGCGGGTATTGTACTTACGATCGGTCTCTCCGTGGATGCGAACATCCTGATCTTTGAACGTGTTCGGGAAGAGCTTGCACTTGGTAAGGGTATCCGACTCGCGATCAGCGACGGATTCAAACACGCGTATTCTTCCATCATCGACTCCAACATCACAACACTTATCCTTGGTATTATCCTTTACGTATTTGGTACAGGTCCGATCCAGGGATTCGCAACGACGTTGATTGTAGGTATCCTTACCTCACTTTTCAGTGCGATCTTTATCAGCCGTCTGATCTTTGACTGGATGCTTGGAAGAAACAAAGAAGTTCGTTTCTGGAACAACGCGACAAAAGGTGCTTTCAAAAACATCCACATCAATTTCGTTGAAAAGAGAAAGATTTATTATGTGATTTCAAGTTCTATCATCATTCTCGGTATCGTAGCCTTCATGATGAAGGGTCTCAATTTCGGGGTGGATTTCCAGGGAGGTCGTACTTATGTGGTGCGTTTCGATAAGGAAATTCCTACTGTACAGGTGATCGACGCTTTGAAAGGACCACTGGCAAAATCACCGGAAGTGAAAACATTCGGTGCATCCAGCCAGGTGAAAATCACCACTACTTATCTGATCGATGATCAATCTATTGATGCTGAACAAAAAGTAAGTGATAAACTCAATGAAGGACTGAAGGCCATTCCGGGTTATACCTACAAGATTCTGAGTTCTCAGAAAGTAGGACCAACAATTGCCGATGATATCAAGTCTTCCGCGGTGTGGGCCATACTCGTAGCATCTATCCTTATGTTTATCTACATCCGGATCCGGTTCAAAAAATGGCAATATGGTTTGGGTGCGGTAGTCGCTCTCTTGCATGATGCGATTGTGGTACTGTCCTTCTTCGCTATTTTCAATGGAGTTCTTCCATTCTCACTCGAAATAGACCAGGCATTCATCGCCGCGATTCTGACGGTAATGGGGTATTCCATGACAGATACTGTCGTGGTGTTTGACCGGATACGAGAATTCGTAGGTGTACACCACCATGCGGCCGATCAGAAGAAAGTCATCAATGATGCCTTGAACGCAACCCTCAGCCGTACTATCAATACTTCCCTTACGATCTTCTTCGTACTGCTTGCGATCTTCATTTTTGGTGGAGAAGTAATCAGAGGATTTACCTTTGCATTGTTGATCGGTATCGTCATCGGAACTTATTCCTCTATTTGCATTGCGACTCCGATTGTGGTTGATTTCAGCAAGAAAGAGCCCAAGGCTTAATCAATAAAATTCGATAATACCTGAGGCCCGTAAGCGTAAGCATACGGGCCTCATTGTTTTTAAGGAGGTTTCTGAGGGTAATTGTTAAAGGTTTTTAGAAATCATTGATTTCTCAGCCGAATCACGAATTATCCCCTTTTAAATTCATTCTGAAAACATCCTTGCTTCATCATTTTGAAATATCTTTGTACAAAATAAAAAGCCATGACACTCTTATTCCTCAACCTCGGCGGTGGTGAAATTTTCGTAATCCTGCTGGTAGTCCTTTTGTTTTTTGGATCCAAGAGAATTCCTGAACTGGCAAAAGGTCTTGGAAAAGGGATGCGTGAATTCAAAGACGCTATGAGCGGAATTGAAAGTGAAGTGAGAAATGCTGCCAATGATGCGCCTCCTGCAAAAACTCCTGCTGTTACTCCACCTGCAACGACTACACCGGAAGAACCTAAGAAAATTCAGGAATAAAATTTCCCTGTACTGATTCTTCCTATCGTAAAGAAAATTGTTTGTATTCTTATCTGCTTCCTTTTTTTGCGAGGAAGCGCTTTTCGATTTCTTCCAATGAAAAAGCGTTAAATGTAGAGGACTTTGTCAAGCCTCCTTTTCTTGCCACGCAAACACCATAATGCATATCGTGGTAACCTTCAGTACGGTGTGCATCCGGATTAATAGAAATCATGACATTCTTATCTAATGCATAAGGAATGTATCTCCAGTCAAGATCCAATCGATAGGGGTTTGCGTTCAATTCAATGATAACTCCATTGGCTGCGCAAGCATCAATGATCTTCTGATGATCGATTGGATAACCTTCCCGCGCGAGTAACAAACGTCCGGTGGGATGACCCAGAATGGTGGTGTAAGGATTTTCAATTGCTTTTAACAGGCGCTGCGTCGCTTTTTCCTTATCCATTCTTAATCCTGAATGAATGGAAGCGACAATGAAATCAAAACTATTTAAAATTTCATCAGGATAATCCAGTGAGCCATCGTTCAGGATATCGGATTCAATTCCTTTGAAAATTTTGAATGGACCAAGTTTTGAATTCAGGACATCAATTTCTTCTTGTTGCTTTAAAATCCGTTCAGGCTGCAAACCATTCGCGTAAAATGCGCTTTTGCTGTGATCACAAATACCGAGATACTGGTAACCCAGTCCTTTGCAATACACCGCCATTTCTTCCAGCGTATGAGCTCCATCGCTATAAGTAGTATGGTTATGCAGAATTCCTTTCAGATCTTTTTCCTCAATGAGTGTAGGCAGCTTTCCATTTTCAATCAATGAAAATTCTGAGCGTCCTTCACGCAATTCCGGTTCAAAGTAGGGGAGGTTTGCAAGGGCATAAATATCATTTTCCGATTCAGAAATTTCCGGAATCGTTAGTTTGTATTTTTCCAGGAGCAGTTCAAGATGTTCCGGATTTGCTGTTGTCCGAAAGAGGAGGGAAGCATAATGGTCATGATCAGAGATGAAAATAATCAAAGGTAATTTCCCTGCAATCACAGCGGCAATTTCAATTTCATTAGACCTGATGGAATCTTTATCAATAAGTGGATGAGAGGAAATGAAATCCAATACAGCAGAAATTTCTTTTGGGACCAGTACAAGCTCGATCTTTTCCTGTATTTCCAGTTTTCTTCTGAATTCACCGGTATAGGAGCATTCTTCAGCGATTCCGCTATTGCGGATGTCCTGCAAGATTTGCTGAGCGATTGGTTCAATGACAGCGAAAAGATATTTTCCCTGGTTCGCTTCCATGTATTCAATTGCCTGTTTGATTTGCAACTGAGTTTTGGATCCGAAACCTTTCAATTCAACCAACCTGTTCTCATTACAGGCATAAAGTAGTTCGCCTGTAGATTCAATACCCAGTTCTTTCCAGAGTGTTCTTACTTTTTTGGGCCCGATACCTTTGATGGAAAGCATGTCAATCACTCCTTTGGGAGTGAGTTTGAGCATTTCATCCATTTCAGGAAAGGAATTTTTTGTCAGTAAATCAGTGATTTTTGTTTGAATACTTTTTCCAACTCCTTCAATACTTCCAATTTCATTTGGATCCAAAGTTTCTATAGGAACAGGATGACGTTCCAGCTTGAATGCAGCATTCTGAATCGACCGGATCTTGAAAGGATTCTCGTCATGCAGCTCCATCAGCTGTGCTGTGAGCTTAAATGCTTTGGCGAGTTCTTTGTTTGACATAATCAATGAAATTCTAGGGGTGAAATTTCTTTAAATCGAAAAATATCAGAGCATGTTTAGTTCACTTTATTCGATCTCCAACCCAACCTGCATCCTGGCCATGATGCCATTCTGGCGAACAAGGTCTTTCAGATTATTGTAATAGCGATAGCTGTCGCCCAGTTC of the Bacteroidota bacterium genome contains:
- a CDS encoding twin-arginine translocase TatA/TatE family subunit, coding for MTLLFLNLGGGEIFVILLVVLLFFGSKRIPELAKGLGKGMREFKDAMSGIESEVRNAANDAPPAKTPAVTPPATTTPEEPKKIQE
- the secDF gene encoding protein translocase subunit SecDF: MQSKGAVKLFAILLALVCLYQLSFTFITRGVENDAREYANGDPAKEKAYLDSINTQPVYPLLGLTYKKCKENEINLGLDLKGGMNVTMEVSLVDLIRSMANNSNDGTFNKALANAQAAQANSQKDFVSLFVDEFQKLDPNGKLAAIFATKELQDRINFNSTNAEVKAVIQKEANAAFDRTYQILKTRIDKFGVTQPNVQKLGNGRILVELPGIKEPDRVRKLLQGTAKLEFWETYDNRDLYPILEQANNALKAIVSADSASLANAKPIITDSLNLNTDTLKSASLTNDTAAADTTKKDLMSQLSADKKDSASQDTTKAGQSFEQFAKDNPLFAVLSPAVQPNEKNQNELRKGPVIGSSFVKDTATVNHYLQMEQVRSKFPREFKALWSVKPIDKEGKVVQLVAIRMPTRDFQAPLDGSAVVDARKQKGQFTDNWEISMTMNAEGARVWKRLTHDNVNKSIAIVLDEYVYSFPNVIQEIAGGSSSITGNFTLEEADDLSNILKVGKLPAPARIVEDTVVGPTLGQEAINSGLLSFVIALILVLLFMVSYYSNAGLIADVALFANVFFIMGILASLGAVLTLPGIAGIVLTIGLSVDANILIFERVREELALGKGIRLAISDGFKHAYSSIIDSNITTLILGIILYVFGTGPIQGFATTLIVGILTSLFSAIFISRLIFDWMLGRNKEVRFWNNATKGAFKNIHINFVEKRKIYYVISSSIIILGIVAFMMKGLNFGVDFQGGRTYVVRFDKEIPTVQVIDALKGPLAKSPEVKTFGASSQVKITTTYLIDDQSIDAEQKVSDKLNEGLKAIPGYTYKILSSQKVGPTIADDIKSSAVWAILVASILMFIYIRIRFKKWQYGLGAVVALLHDAIVVLSFFAIFNGVLPFSLEIDQAFIAAILTVMGYSMTDTVVVFDRIREFVGVHHHAADQKKVINDALNATLSRTINTSLTIFFVLLAIFIFGGEVIRGFTFALLIGIVIGTYSSICIATPIVVDFSKKEPKA
- a CDS encoding DNA polymerase/3'-5' exonuclease PolX translates to MSNKELAKAFKLTAQLMELHDENPFKIRSIQNAAFKLERHPVPIETLDPNEIGSIEGVGKSIQTKITDLLTKNSFPEMDEMLKLTPKGVIDMLSIKGIGPKKVRTLWKELGIESTGELLYACNENRLVELKGFGSKTQLQIKQAIEYMEANQGKYLFAVIEPIAQQILQDIRNSGIAEECSYTGEFRRKLEIQEKIELVLVPKEISAVLDFISSHPLIDKDSIRSNEIEIAAVIAGKLPLIIFISDHDHYASLLFRTTANPEHLELLLEKYKLTIPEISESENDIYALANLPYFEPELREGRSEFSLIENGKLPTLIEEKDLKGILHNHTTYSDGAHTLEEMAVYCKGLGYQYLGICDHSKSAFYANGLQPERILKQQEEIDVLNSKLGPFKIFKGIESDILNDGSLDYPDEILNSFDFIVASIHSGLRMDKEKATQRLLKAIENPYTTILGHPTGRLLLAREGYPIDHQKIIDACAANGVIIELNANPYRLDLDWRYIPYALDKNVMISINPDAHRTEGYHDMHYGVCVARKGGLTKSSTFNAFSLEEIEKRFLAKKGSR